The proteins below are encoded in one region of Thermothelomyces thermophilus ATCC 42464 chromosome 1, complete sequence:
- a CDS encoding homoserine O-acetyltransferase-like protein (1| homoserine O-acetyltransferase [Glomerella graminicola M1. 001] Contains conserved domain MET2[COG2021], Homoserine acetyltransferase): protein MRSRRAASTLRHAQAAVSDAVAFRSGAVVRPVCCNAAPASTRRFTAATTAAPATMALAPPGIPIPNVPRRPGFRQQFAPRAPARRCLHGQPPRRSGAPSNPAIQFPCLDALENRSATLERQASARSDNSGPEPHYTVGVTKVYHCKEPLLLDHGGHLHEFDIAYETWGQMNSTRSNVILLHTGLSASSHAHSTAENPQPGWWEKFIGPGLALDTNKYFVICTNVIGGCYGSTGPSSIDPLDGQRYATRFPILTIQDMVRAQFRLLDHLGVDVLYASVGSSMGGMQSLAAGVEFPSRVGRIVSISACARSHPYSIAMRYVQRRAILNDPNWNRGFYYGRVPPHVGMKLAREIATITYRSGPEWEQRFGRRRADPSMPPALCPDFLVETYLDHAGEKFCLTYDANSLLYVSKAMDLFDLGRANQLATAQRRAERLAALSRSADKSPSSSPSSSSTTGSSSSSSSTAGGAPTCSLTLPDKPYEEQPQPVADTPMLSALSAETFPPHQPQQPPADLVAGLAPLRHHPVLVLGVASDILFPAWQQREVAEALRRAGNDRVEHHELSEVQSLFGHDTFLLDVEGVGGAVKNFLG from the coding sequence ATGAGGTCGCGCCGAGCAGCGTCGACCCTGCGCCATGCACAGGCTGCCGTCTCCGATGCCGTGGCATTCCGGAGCGGCGCCGTCGTGAGGCCCGTCTGCTGCAATGCGGCGCCGGCCAGCACCCGGCGGTTCACTGCGGCCACGACGGCTGCTCCCGCGACAATGGCTCTGGCCCCTCCGGGCATTCCAATCCCGAACGTGCCCCGGAGACCCGGCTTCCGCCAGCAATTCGCTCCTAGGGCACCGGCCCGGCGGTGCCTCCACGGGCAACCACCTCGGCGCAGCGGCGCGCCCTCCAACCCGGCCATCCAGTTTCCCTGTCTCGACGCCCTCGAAAACCGGTCGGCAACCCTCGAGCGGCAGGCGTCGGCGCGCTCCGACAACAGCGGCCCGGAGCCGCATTACACCGTCGGCGTGACCAAGGTTTACCACTGCAAAGAGCCTCTCCTGCTCGACCATGGCGGCCACCTCCACGAGTTCGACATCGCCTACGAGACGTGGGGCCAGATGAACTCGACCCGCTCCAACGTGATCCTCCTCCACACCGGcctctccgcctcctcccaCGCGCACTCGACCGCCGAGAACCCGCAGCCGGGCTGGTGGGAGAAGTTCATCGGCCCGGGCCTGGCCCTCGATACCAACAAGTACTTCGTCATCTGCACCAATGTCATCGGCGGCTGCTACGGCTCGACCGGCCCCTCCAGCATCGACCCGCTCGACGGCCAGCGCTACGCCACCCGCTTCCCCATCCTGACCATCCAGGACATGGTGCGCGCCCAGTTCCGCCTGCTCGACCACCTCGGCGTCGACGTCCTGTACGCCAGCGTCGGCTCCAGCATGGGCGGCATGCAGTcgctcgccgccggcgtcgagTTCCCCTCGCGCGTCGGCCGCATCGTCTCCATCTCGGCCTGCGCCCGCAGCCACCCGTACAGCATCGCGATGCGCTACGTCCAGCGCCGCGCCATCCTCAACGACCCCAACTGGAACCGCGGCTTCTACTACGGCCGCGTGCCCCCGCACGTCGGCATGAAGCTCGCCCGCGAGATCGCCACCATCACCTACCGCTCCGGGCCCGAGTGGGAGCAGCGCTTCGGTCGCCGCCGCGCCGACCCCTCCATGCCCCCGGCCCTGTGCCCGGACTTCCTCGTCGAGACCTACCTCGACCACGCCGGCGAGAAGTTCTGCCTCACCTACGACGCCAACAGCCTGCTCTACGTCAGCAAGGCCATGGACCTTTTCGACCTCGGCCGCGCCAACCAGCTCGCCACCGCCCAACGCCGCGCCGAACGCCTGGCCGCCCTCTCCCGATCCGCAGACAAatctccttcctcctccccatcctcctcttccaccactggcagcagcagcagcagcagcagtaccgccggcggcgcgccCACGTGCAGCCTCACCCTCCCGGACAAGCCCTACGAGGAACAGCCGCAGCCGGTAGCCGACACGCCCATGCTCTCGGCGCTGAGCGCCGAGACCTTCCCCCCGCACCAGCCGCAGCAGCCCCCCGCCGACCTGGTCGCCGGCCTCGCCCCGCTGCGCCACCACCCCGTGCTGGTCCTCGGCGTGGCCAGCGACATCCTGTTCCCCGCCTGGCAGCAGCGAGAGGTGGCCGAGGCGCTACGCCGGGCCGGCAACGACCGGGTCGAGCACCACGAGCTGAGCGAGGTCCAGAGCCTGTTTGGGCACGACACCTTCCTCCTCGACGTCGAGGGGGTCGGCGGTGCGGTGAAGAACTTTCTGGGCTGA